The proteins below come from a single Fodinicurvata sp. EGI_FJ10296 genomic window:
- the phnE gene encoding phosphonate ABC transporter, permease protein PhnE, with protein sequence MPVAEIAGRRVWQRRDAREKLGLWLVWLVCVSIAVVCWQYISNQTIWMFVLDAPEQAFDMASRMSNPRWAYLEVIAKPLWDTINIATLGTLLGVAIATPVAFLAAHNTTPSRAFVRPVALAVIVASRSINSLIWALLLVLMLGPGLLAGIIAIGLRSIGFIGKLLYEAIEEIDERQVEAIRATGAGSAQRLAFGVAPQIMPAFAGISVYRWDINIREATILGLVGAGGIGIQLQASVNSLAWNQVSVIFLAILATVVVSEWVSARVRHAII encoded by the coding sequence ATGCCCGTTGCCGAAATCGCCGGCCGCAGGGTCTGGCAACGCCGCGACGCCCGGGAAAAGCTGGGGCTGTGGCTGGTGTGGCTGGTCTGTGTGTCGATCGCCGTTGTCTGCTGGCAGTATATCAGCAACCAGACCATCTGGATGTTCGTTCTCGACGCGCCGGAGCAGGCCTTCGACATGGCGTCGCGCATGTCGAACCCGCGCTGGGCCTATCTCGAAGTCATCGCCAAACCGCTCTGGGACACGATCAACATCGCGACCCTGGGCACCCTGCTGGGTGTTGCCATTGCGACCCCGGTGGCGTTCCTGGCGGCGCACAACACGACCCCCAGCCGCGCCTTCGTGCGGCCGGTGGCGCTGGCGGTGATCGTGGCGTCGCGGTCGATCAACTCGCTGATCTGGGCGCTGCTGCTGGTGCTGATGCTGGGACCGGGGCTGCTGGCCGGGATCATCGCGATCGGGCTGCGCTCGATCGGGTTCATCGGCAAACTGCTGTACGAGGCGATCGAGGAAATCGACGAACGCCAGGTCGAAGCCATCCGCGCCACCGGCGCCGGATCGGCGCAGCGCCTCGCCTTTGGCGTCGCACCGCAGATCATGCCCGCCTTCGCCGGCATCAGCGTCTATCGCTGGGACATCAACATCCGCGAAGCCACGATCCTCGGCCTCGTCGGCGCGGGCGGCATCGGCATCCAGCTACAGGCCTCGGTGAACTCGCTGGCCTGGAACCAGGTCTCGGTCATCTTCCTGGCCATCCTGGCCACCGTGGTCGTCAGCGAATGGGTCTCCGCCCGGGTCCGCCACGCGATTATCTGA
- the phnE gene encoding phosphonate ABC transporter, permease protein PhnE produces MTADALAGRRRWRKPPFIASPYWRYGLYAAAVGYLFLAVADVDLNWSRMVAGLDRGGAFIGGFLAPDFVTRWNDISRGLLESLTMTVVSTIIGVLISIPVALGAARNLAPTPVYYLCRGIITISRAFQEVIIAIVFVAMFGFGPFAGVVTLAFATIGFMAKLLAEDIEDVSRDQVEAVRATGSSWLQMLNYSIQPQVAARFVGLSLYRLDINFRESAVIGIVGAGGIGATLNTAVARYEYDSAAAILMTIIGIVLIVEYSSGAIRRRFL; encoded by the coding sequence ATGACGGCCGATGCACTTGCCGGCCGGCGCCGATGGCGCAAGCCGCCCTTCATCGCCAGCCCATATTGGCGCTATGGCCTTTATGCCGCCGCTGTCGGCTATCTGTTTCTGGCCGTCGCCGATGTCGATCTGAACTGGAGCCGGATGGTCGCCGGGCTGGACCGTGGCGGGGCCTTCATCGGCGGCTTTCTGGCGCCGGATTTCGTCACGCGATGGAACGACATCTCGCGCGGGCTGCTGGAAAGCCTGACCATGACGGTCGTCTCCACGATCATCGGCGTGCTGATTTCCATTCCCGTCGCGCTGGGGGCGGCGCGCAATCTGGCGCCGACGCCGGTTTATTATCTGTGCCGGGGCATCATCACGATTTCGCGTGCGTTTCAGGAGGTCATCATTGCCATCGTGTTCGTGGCGATGTTCGGCTTCGGCCCGTTTGCCGGGGTCGTGACGCTGGCCTTCGCGACCATCGGCTTCATGGCCAAGCTGCTGGCCGAAGACATCGAGGACGTCTCCCGCGATCAGGTCGAAGCCGTGCGGGCGACGGGGTCGAGTTGGCTGCAGATGCTCAACTATTCGATCCAGCCGCAGGTGGCGGCGCGGTTCGTCGGGCTGTCGCTGTACCGCCTCGACATCAATTTCCGGGAATCGGCCGTGATCGGCATCGTCGGCGCCGGTGGTATCGGCGCGACGCTGAACACCGCCGTCGCGCGCTATGAGTACGACAGCGCCGCCGCCATCCTGATGACCATCATCGGCATCGTGCTGATCGTGGAATATTCGTCCGGCGCGATCCGCAGGAGGTTTCTGTAA
- the phnC gene encoding phosphonate ABC transporter ATP-binding protein, with translation MLTIDSLTMRYPTGDLALKSIDLTIEKGQVVALIGPSGAGKSTLIRCVNRLVEPTEGRVSLSGRDITALGTGDLRRVRRRMGMIFQEYALVERLSVMENVLSGRLGYVGFWRSFLRRFPDSDIDEAFRLLERVGLDHMVDKRADALSGGQRQRVGIARALIQDPEILLVDEPTASLDPKTSRQIMRLILELCRERGLATIINIHDVLLAKMFVERIVGLRAGEIVYDGPPSGLTDATLTEIYGAEDWSGTADEDRPAAEEDAARRITASLDVPEIRKAAVQ, from the coding sequence ATGCTGACCATCGACAGCCTGACCATGCGCTATCCCACCGGCGATCTGGCGCTGAAATCCATCGACCTGACCATCGAGAAGGGGCAGGTGGTCGCCCTGATCGGGCCGTCCGGCGCGGGCAAGAGCACGCTGATCCGCTGCGTCAACCGGCTGGTCGAGCCGACCGAGGGCCGGGTCTCGCTGTCGGGCCGCGATATCACCGCGCTGGGAACCGGCGATCTGCGCCGCGTCCGCCGCCGCATGGGCATGATCTTTCAGGAATATGCCCTGGTCGAACGGCTGTCGGTCATGGAGAACGTGCTGTCGGGGCGGCTTGGCTATGTCGGCTTCTGGCGCAGTTTCCTCAGGCGGTTTCCCGACAGCGACATCGACGAGGCATTCCGACTGCTGGAACGCGTCGGCCTGGATCACATGGTCGACAAGCGCGCCGACGCCCTGTCCGGCGGCCAGCGCCAGCGGGTCGGCATCGCCCGCGCCCTGATCCAGGATCCCGAAATTCTGCTGGTCGACGAGCCGACCGCCAGCCTCGACCCCAAGACATCGCGCCAGATCATGCGCCTGATTCTGGAACTGTGCCGCGAGCGTGGATTGGCGACGATCATCAACATCCACGACGTCCTGCTGGCGAAGATGTTCGTGGAACGCATCGTCGGCCTGCGCGCCGGCGAGATCGTCTATGACGGCCCGCCCTCGGGCCTGACGGACGCCACGCTGACCGAGATCTACGGCGCCGAGGACTGGTCCGGCACGGCTGACGAAGACCGGCCTGCCGCCGAAGAGGACGCCGCCCGCAGGATCACGGCCTCGCTCGACGTGCCGGAAATCCGCAAGGCGGCGGTGCAATGA
- the phnD gene encoding phosphate/phosphite/phosphonate ABC transporter substrate-binding protein, whose amino-acid sequence MDTISRTTLLGASALALLAVIGISAPNAAHAQDDCARGDLDDRFCDTDGDLLADAPTDEADFVDPSTLIFTYTPVEDPALYREVWDEFTAHLAEVTGRDVTYFTVNSYAAMVEAMRAGRLHIGGFSTGSVPLGVNCAGFHPRYTMGTDGVISGYEMEIITYPGSGIEEVDDLIGQTLAFTNPASNSGYRAPSALLSAEFGINVEEDLETTFSGAHDQSILGVANQDYPAAAVANSVMGRMLDRDVVSEDQIVTIYQSETFPTTSYGYVNDLHPDLKADIDEAFQTFPWEGALAEEFSDSDGFVEISYEDDWRIIRTIANEIGEVFECS is encoded by the coding sequence TTGGACACCATTAGCCGCACGACCCTTCTCGGGGCCTCCGCCCTTGCCCTGCTGGCCGTCATCGGCATCAGCGCCCCGAACGCCGCCCACGCCCAGGACGACTGCGCCCGCGGCGATCTCGACGACCGCTTCTGCGACACCGACGGCGATCTGCTGGCCGACGCCCCGACTGACGAAGCCGATTTCGTCGATCCCTCGACCCTTATCTTCACCTACACGCCGGTGGAAGATCCGGCCCTGTACCGCGAAGTCTGGGACGAATTCACCGCCCATCTGGCCGAGGTCACCGGCCGCGACGTCACCTATTTCACCGTCAATTCCTATGCCGCCATGGTCGAGGCGATGCGCGCCGGCCGTTTGCATATCGGCGGCTTTTCCACCGGTTCCGTGCCGCTGGGCGTGAACTGCGCCGGTTTCCATCCGCGCTATACCATGGGCACCGACGGTGTGATCAGCGGCTATGAGATGGAAATCATCACCTATCCCGGCAGCGGCATCGAAGAGGTCGACGACCTGATCGGCCAGACCCTGGCCTTTACCAATCCGGCGTCGAATTCCGGCTATCGGGCGCCGTCGGCGCTGTTGTCCGCCGAGTTCGGCATCAACGTCGAGGAAGATCTGGAGACCACGTTCTCCGGTGCGCACGACCAGTCGATCCTGGGCGTCGCCAATCAGGACTACCCCGCCGCCGCCGTCGCCAATTCGGTCATGGGCCGGATGCTGGATCGCGATGTCGTGAGCGAAGATCAGATCGTCACGATCTATCAGTCGGAAACCTTCCCGACGACGTCCTATGGCTATGTCAACGATCTCCATCCCGACCTGAAGGCCGACATCGACGAGGCGTTCCAGACTTTCCCGTGGGAAGGCGCGCTGGCCGAGGAATTCTCCGATTCCGACGGCTTCGTCGAAATCAGCTACGAGGACGACTGGCGGATCATCCGCACCATCGCCAACGAAATCGGCGAAGTGTTCGAGTGCAGCTAA
- a CDS encoding FCD domain-containing protein, with the protein MDKSEKALGSRDAALVQLRAWLTSRDFPPNTRLPAERELSDLLGVSRGDLRKALAVLESEGQLWRHVGKGTFTGARPIDDIMSLSEIERETNPAEVMRTRLLIEPMIAREAAFNATSADVEALRRCIDLTHKASTWRQYETADNELHRRIAEAADNRLLLALFDALNSVRRAVVWGRLRSNVSQPPADHHSFAEHDRIVRAIEERDLDGAGQAMQAHLRSVEQKLVEPRIVAA; encoded by the coding sequence ATGGATAAATCCGAAAAGGCCCTGGGGAGCCGGGACGCGGCTCTGGTGCAGCTTCGCGCGTGGCTGACCAGCAGGGATTTTCCGCCCAATACACGGCTTCCGGCCGAGCGCGAACTGTCGGACCTGCTGGGCGTCTCGCGTGGTGATCTTCGCAAGGCGCTGGCGGTTCTGGAATCGGAGGGACAGCTCTGGCGCCATGTCGGCAAGGGCACGTTCACCGGCGCACGGCCCATCGACGACATCATGAGCCTGTCGGAGATCGAACGCGAAACCAATCCCGCCGAGGTCATGCGAACGCGGCTGCTCATCGAACCGATGATCGCGCGTGAAGCGGCGTTCAACGCGACATCGGCGGATGTCGAGGCGCTGCGCCGGTGCATCGATCTGACCCACAAGGCTTCGACCTGGCGCCAATACGAGACGGCCGACAACGAGCTTCACCGGCGGATCGCCGAGGCCGCCGACAACCGTCTGCTGCTGGCGCTTTTCGACGCGCTCAATTCCGTGCGCAGGGCAGTCGTATGGGGGCGGCTTCGATCCAACGTTTCGCAGCCGCCGGCGGACCATCATTCCTTCGCCGAGCATGACCGCATCGTTCGGGCGATCGAGGAACGGGATCTCGACGGCGCCGGCCAGGCGATGCAGGCCCATCTGCGGTCGGTGGAACAGAAACTGGTCGAACCGCGGATCGTCGCCGCCTAG
- a CDS encoding ABC transporter substrate-binding protein, whose translation MKFSRNTLATTVAGAFALASLSGAAVADDDPIQIAFGDIASIESLNLLIAIERTKERGVPVELTFFNSEDVATQAVVSGQADIGVGAPYAFIQNSGAPLRMFYRMSTLLFFPVVNGEVYSGWEDLDGEEVAVHSRGSGTEALMRLMESIHDIEFSNISYVPGAEVRAGALLQGTINATIVDPASWRLLEEEGEGRFQRLPVEGVNATDEALYANITFLEEQADDVQVLVEELLGTWNDIADDPQIVGDLREEYDLLPDLPAEMDDEVVAFYEEAVENGVFPLDGGQPEDAGDDLEFLAAAGQVDSPEELNIEDYWHFEALEAARAAQD comes from the coding sequence ATGAAATTTTCCCGCAACACCTTGGCGACCACCGTCGCCGGCGCCTTTGCGCTCGCCAGTCTTTCAGGGGCGGCAGTCGCCGACGACGATCCGATCCAGATCGCGTTCGGCGACATCGCGAGCATCGAGAGCCTCAATCTGCTGATCGCGATCGAGCGAACGAAAGAACGCGGCGTCCCGGTCGAACTGACGTTCTTCAATTCCGAGGATGTCGCGACCCAGGCCGTCGTTTCCGGTCAGGCCGATATCGGCGTCGGCGCGCCCTATGCCTTCATCCAGAATTCCGGCGCGCCGCTGCGCATGTTCTATCGCATGAGCACGCTTCTGTTCTTCCCCGTGGTCAATGGCGAGGTTTACAGCGGCTGGGAAGATCTCGACGGCGAGGAAGTGGCCGTTCATTCGCGCGGCTCCGGGACCGAAGCCCTGATGCGGCTGATGGAGTCGATCCACGATATCGAGTTCTCCAATATCAGCTACGTGCCCGGCGCCGAAGTCCGCGCCGGTGCGCTCCTCCAGGGCACGATCAACGCGACCATCGTCGACCCGGCCTCGTGGCGGCTGCTGGAAGAGGAAGGCGAGGGCCGGTTTCAACGGCTGCCGGTCGAGGGCGTGAACGCGACCGACGAGGCGCTTTACGCCAATATCACCTTCCTGGAAGAGCAGGCCGATGACGTTCAGGTGCTGGTGGAAGAACTGCTCGGCACCTGGAACGACATCGCCGACGACCCGCAGATCGTCGGTGACCTGCGCGAGGAATACGACCTTCTGCCGGATCTGCCTGCCGAAATGGACGACGAGGTCGTGGCCTTTTACGAGGAAGCGGTCGAGAACGGCGTGTTCCCGCTGGATGGCGGACAGCCGGAGGACGCCGGCGACGACCTCGAATTCCTGGCCGCTGCCGGTCAGGTGGATAGCCCCGAAGAACTGAACATCGAAGACTACTGGCATTTCGAGGCGCTGGAAGCCGCGCGTGCCGCACAGGACTGA